A section of the Mergibacter septicus genome encodes:
- a CDS encoding ROK family transcriptional regulator, with the protein MTHYTLGKSNNSALLYRLIEQHSPISRIQLATLSQLAPASVTKVCRQLLAKKLIKEVEYQQSTGGRRAVSLVLEQQNWLTLLISLDHRRLTLAVMNLAGELLTHQQVVLQAFHSINELEQQLLAEIQAFYQEQVTLSQLFLASAFVVNGIVDEKNSIVYQLPNLSFANPWNPISALKKILSMPVYLGHYIRSLALAECYLGGAKACNDLLFLRIHHTRVGAGIVFNHQLLAGHQYTAGELGHIQVEPDGKPCLCGNIGCLETVVSNRAIEQQMQQILDNQGKLEPHSYSISNLYQDIEHNQNAKQLMNYVGEQLGKVLAMSVNLFNPEKIVISGEITQAAAVLFPAIKKALSCYALSNLAENTSIESSQLKNEEVIGGFALIKRALWEGDLLQQYCEKELNNKKV; encoded by the coding sequence ATGACTCATTATACTTTGGGAAAGTCAAATAATAGTGCTTTACTTTATCGTTTAATTGAACAACATTCCCCTATATCAAGAATTCAATTAGCAACATTAAGTCAATTAGCACCAGCAAGTGTGACTAAGGTTTGCCGACAATTATTAGCTAAAAAATTGATTAAAGAAGTGGAGTACCAACAATCAACTGGTGGACGGCGAGCTGTTTCTTTGGTGTTGGAGCAACAAAATTGGTTAACTTTATTAATTTCTTTAGATCATAGGCGATTGACATTGGCGGTAATGAATTTAGCTGGGGAATTATTAACACACCAGCAAGTGGTATTACAGGCATTTCATTCTATTAATGAATTAGAACAACAATTATTGGCTGAAATACAGGCTTTTTATCAGGAGCAGGTTACGTTATCTCAATTATTTTTAGCCAGTGCTTTTGTGGTAAATGGTATTGTTGATGAAAAAAATTCCATTGTATATCAGTTACCTAATTTATCATTTGCTAATCCTTGGAATCCAATAAGCGCTTTAAAAAAAATATTATCAATGCCTGTTTATTTAGGTCATTATATTCGTAGTTTAGCGTTGGCTGAATGTTATTTAGGTGGAGCTAAAGCATGCAATGATTTACTGTTCTTGCGTATTCATCATACTCGAGTTGGGGCAGGTATTGTATTTAATCATCAGCTTTTAGCGGGGCATCAATATACTGCTGGAGAATTAGGCCATATTCAGGTTGAACCCGATGGGAAACCGTGTCTGTGTGGTAATATCGGTTGTTTGGAAACGGTGGTGAGTAATCGGGCCATCGAACAACAAATGCAACAGATATTAGATAATCAGGGGAAATTAGAGCCTCACTCTTATAGTATTAGTAATCTTTATCAAGATATTGAACATAATCAAAATGCAAAACAATTAATGAACTATGTTGGTGAGCAGTTAGGGAAAGTATTAGCAATGAGTGTTAATCTATTTAATCCTGAAAAGATTGTTATTTCAGGTGAAATTACTCAAGCTGCTGCGGTGCTTTTTCCTGCAATAAAAAAAGCTTTATCTTGTTATGCTTTATCTAATTTAGCCGAAAATACTTCAATTGAATCTTCCCAATTAAAAAATGAGGAGGTAATTGGTGGTTTTGCTTTAATTAAAAGGGCTTTATGGGAAGGAGATTTATTACAGCAGTACTGTGAGAAGGAATTAAATAACAAAAAAGTGTGA
- a CDS encoding porin, which translates to MKKTLVALAVAALTATSANAAVVYNQDGTKLDINGSVRVLLDKNTDKRTDLKNDGSRINFAASQDLGNGLSAVGYLRLKVEGENFNELKVNKLYAGLAQEGIGTLTFGRQDTNADEVQLADYTYHYGDDGNYYGKSTLKTENEKGIKFRSAEFAGFSFGADYGFSENVSKSKPLKKENTNNFGVAVFYTNNFADNVTLNVNAGYTQEKVEKKVTGSGNKEKAWLTAAEVVTGPVSLAVSYGQVKNTAYTVKLKKFVVGAKYQVTDVAKVYTQYQHNSFEERENSAHNLNSFTVGAGYLLHKNVETFVEYGRQNKVVFDGIESRKNQNKIGAGFRVFF; encoded by the coding sequence ATGAAAAAAACATTAGTTGCTTTAGCAGTTGCAGCATTAACTGCAACTTCAGCAAATGCTGCAGTGGTATATAACCAAGACGGCACTAAATTAGACATCAACGGTTCTGTACGTGTTTTATTAGATAAAAACACTGACAAACGTACTGATTTAAAAAATGATGGTTCACGTATCAACTTTGCAGCAAGCCAAGATTTAGGTAACGGGTTATCTGCAGTTGGTTATTTACGTTTAAAAGTTGAAGGTGAAAATTTCAACGAATTAAAAGTTAATAAACTTTATGCTGGATTAGCACAAGAAGGTATCGGTACCTTAACTTTTGGTCGTCAAGATACTAACGCTGATGAAGTACAATTAGCGGATTATACTTATCATTATGGTGATGATGGCAATTACTATGGTAAAAGCACACTAAAAACTGAAAATGAGAAAGGAATCAAATTCCGTTCTGCTGAATTTGCAGGCTTTAGCTTTGGGGCTGATTATGGTTTCAGTGAAAACGTTTCGAAATCTAAACCACTTAAAAAAGAAAATACTAATAATTTTGGTGTAGCTGTATTCTATACTAATAACTTTGCAGATAACGTGACTCTTAACGTTAACGCTGGTTATACTCAAGAGAAAGTTGAAAAAAAAGTTACTGGTAGTGGTAACAAAGAAAAAGCTTGGTTAACTGCTGCTGAAGTAGTAACTGGTCCTGTTTCTTTAGCAGTAAGCTATGGTCAAGTTAAAAATACAGCATATACAGTTAAACTTAAGAAATTTGTTGTTGGTGCTAAATACCAAGTGACTGATGTTGCTAAAGTTTATACTCAATACCAACATAACTCATTTGAAGAAAGAGAAAATAGTGCACATAACTTAAACTCTTTCACTGTTGGTGCAGGCTACTTATTACACAAAAATGTAGAAACTTTTGTTGAATATGGTCGTCAAAATAAAGTTGTATTTGATGGAATAGAAAGTCGTAAAAACCAAAATAAAATTGGTGCTGGTTTCCGTGTATTCTTCTAA
- a CDS encoding zinc-dependent alcohol dehydrogenase family protein, protein MHNKQMKAMVYYGANDIRFENRTVPTILQPTDAVVKMLKTTICGTDLGIWKGKNPEIEAVAREKTGDWQGRILGHEGIGIIEEVGEGVRNFKKGDKVIVSCVSRCGSCENCQKQLYAHCENEGGWIMGYMIDGTQAEYVRTPFADNSLYKLPEDLNEDVAVFLSDVLPTGHEIGVQYGNVKPGDTIAIVGAGPVGMGVLLTAQFYSPANIIMIDLDDNRLAMAKEMGATHIINSREGDAVAKVLELTGGKGVDSAIEAVGIPATWDICQKITKAGGNIANVGVHGQPVEFEIQKLWIKNLTITTGLVNANTTGMLLKSCCSGKLPLEKMATHHFKFAEMEKAYDVFKHASEENAMKVIIEFDR, encoded by the coding sequence ATGCACAACAAACAAATGAAAGCAATGGTCTATTATGGTGCAAACGATATTCGTTTTGAAAACAGAACTGTTCCAACAATTTTACAACCGACTGATGCGGTAGTAAAAATGCTGAAAACCACAATTTGTGGTACAGATCTGGGTATTTGGAAAGGAAAAAACCCTGAAATTGAAGCAGTCGCTAGAGAAAAGACTGGGGATTGGCAAGGACGTATTTTAGGGCATGAAGGAATCGGAATAATTGAAGAAGTAGGCGAAGGCGTTCGTAACTTTAAAAAAGGCGATAAGGTTATCGTTTCTTGTGTAAGCCGTTGCGGTTCTTGTGAAAACTGCCAAAAACAACTTTATGCACACTGTGAAAATGAAGGTGGTTGGATTATGGGATATATGATTGATGGTACTCAAGCAGAATATGTCCGTACGCCATTTGCAGATAACTCATTATATAAACTACCTGAAGATCTCAATGAAGATGTTGCCGTTTTTCTTTCCGATGTACTACCAACAGGACACGAAATTGGTGTGCAATACGGTAATGTAAAACCGGGAGATACTATCGCAATCGTGGGGGCTGGTCCCGTAGGTATGGGCGTATTACTGACTGCACAATTCTACTCACCAGCAAATATCATTATGATTGATCTTGATGATAACCGCCTAGCAATGGCAAAGGAAATGGGAGCAACTCATATCATTAATTCACGTGAAGGCGATGCAGTGGCTAAAGTCTTAGAATTAACAGGTGGTAAAGGGGTTGATAGTGCAATTGAAGCGGTTGGAATTCCTGCAACTTGGGATATTTGTCAAAAAATTACTAAAGCAGGAGGAAATATTGCCAATGTAGGTGTGCACGGACAACCTGTAGAATTTGAAATCCAAAAACTTTGGATTAAAAACCTGACGATTACCACTGGCTTAGTCAATGCAAATACCACTGGTATGTTATTAAAATCTTGTTGTTCGGGTAAATTACCATTGGAGAAAATGGCAACTCATCATTTCAAATTTGCTGAAATGGAAAAAGCCTATGATGTGTTTAAACACGCCTCTGAAGAAAATGCAATGAAAGTTATTATTGAGTTTGATCGCTAA
- the rsuA gene encoding 16S rRNA pseudouridine(516) synthase RsuA has product MRLDKFLAEQTGMTRSQATKVLRKNLVEVNGIVVKDGSIKIGAEDQILLEGELLSWVEEGQYFLLYKPQGYICSHDDGEYPTVYQFFDYPLAERLHTAGRLDVDTTGLVLLTDDGQWSHRVTSPKRQCEKTYLVSLADPIEEHYQQACEEGILLRGEKMPTRPSRIEILDDYNLNLTITEGRYHQVKRMFAALGNKVIALHRWKIGDIVLDASLDEGEYRPLTSEEIASFS; this is encoded by the coding sequence ATGCGTTTAGATAAATTTTTAGCCGAGCAAACTGGAATGACACGTTCTCAGGCGACTAAAGTTTTAAGAAAAAATTTGGTTGAGGTAAATGGGATTGTCGTTAAAGATGGTTCGATCAAAATTGGCGCTGAAGATCAGATTCTTTTAGAAGGAGAATTATTATCTTGGGTAGAGGAAGGGCAATATTTTTTATTATATAAACCTCAGGGGTATATTTGTTCGCACGATGATGGTGAGTATCCGACAGTCTATCAATTTTTTGATTATCCATTAGCAGAGCGTTTACATACTGCAGGGCGTTTAGATGTTGATACAACTGGATTGGTTCTATTAACCGATGATGGACAATGGTCACATCGAGTTACCTCTCCAAAACGACAGTGTGAAAAAACATATTTAGTGAGTTTGGCAGATCCCATTGAAGAGCATTATCAACAAGCCTGTGAAGAAGGGATTTTGTTACGAGGTGAAAAAATGCCAACTCGTCCAAGTCGAATTGAAATTTTAGATGATTATAATCTTAATCTTACTATCACCGAAGGGCGATACCACCAAGTAAAACGAATGTTTGCTGCATTAGGAAATAAGGTAATTGCGTTACATCGTTGGAAAATAGGAGATATTGTTTTAGATGCTAGTTTAGATGAAGGAGAATATCGTCCTTTAACCTCAGAAGAAATAGCCAGTTTTTCGTGA
- a CDS encoding NADP-dependent malic enzyme, whose translation MDEKLRKAALDFHEFPVPGKIQVVPTKSLATQQDLALAYSPGVAEPCLEIQNNPNAAYKYTARGNLVAVISNGTAVLGLGNIGALAGKPVMEGKGVLFKKFAGIDVFDIEINEHDPDKLIEIIASLEPTFGGINLEDIKAPECFYIEKKLREKMNIPVFHDDQHGTAIICAAAVLNGLRVVKKEIKEVKVVASGAGASAIACLNLLVSLGVERKNITICDSKGVVYKGRGALDETKQAYAIEDDGKRTLADALPNADIFLGCSKAGVLTPEMLKTMAVNPLILALANPVPEILPDVAKATRADAIICTGRSDYPNQVNNVLCFPFIFRGALDVHATTINEEMKLAAVRAIADLALAEQSDVVTSAYGETEVSFGPDYLIPKPFDPRLIIQIAPAVAKAAMDTGVAQRPIPDFSAYIDQLTQFVYKSTLFMKPLFTRAKANKKRVILTDGEDNRVLHAVQEISTLGIANPILIGRSNIINQQIKKLGLKIIENKDFEIINLDQAELFEQCWHTYYQLSKRKGVTPALARHEMLNNPTALAATLVHLDKADAMICGLVSPYHHHLEILRNIIGLADNVKTLGSVNSLNLPTGNIFISDAFVNENPTAEELAEITLMAAEEVRSFGIVPQVALLSHSHYGSHNSPSAIKMQQVLELVQKADPALIIDGEIHGDLALSPELRDNVMPDSPLKGAANLLIMPSMESARISYNLLRATATAITVGPMLLGLRKSAHILTPVSSVRRIINMVAVATVQAQKSK comes from the coding sequence ATGGACGAAAAATTACGTAAAGCCGCTCTTGATTTCCACGAATTTCCTGTACCGGGAAAAATCCAAGTTGTGCCAACAAAGTCTCTCGCAACGCAACAAGATTTAGCTTTAGCTTATTCTCCGGGGGTCGCCGAACCTTGTTTAGAAATTCAAAACAACCCAAATGCAGCTTATAAATATACAGCAAGAGGTAATCTCGTTGCTGTAATATCTAACGGCACAGCAGTCTTAGGTCTAGGAAATATTGGTGCTTTAGCAGGAAAACCTGTGATGGAAGGAAAAGGGGTGCTTTTCAAAAAATTTGCAGGGATTGATGTTTTCGATATTGAAATTAATGAACATGATCCAGATAAATTGATTGAAATCATCGCCTCTCTTGAACCTACTTTTGGTGGAATTAATCTTGAAGATATTAAAGCACCTGAGTGTTTCTATATTGAAAAAAAATTACGTGAAAAAATGAATATTCCAGTATTCCATGACGATCAACACGGTACAGCGATAATCTGTGCTGCTGCCGTTCTCAATGGTTTACGTGTGGTGAAAAAAGAGATAAAAGAAGTGAAAGTCGTTGCCTCTGGAGCAGGTGCTTCTGCGATCGCTTGTTTAAATTTATTAGTATCTTTAGGCGTTGAACGAAAAAATATTACAATTTGTGACTCTAAAGGTGTTGTCTATAAAGGACGTGGGGCTTTAGATGAAACCAAACAAGCCTATGCGATTGAGGATGATGGCAAACGTACTCTAGCGGATGCACTGCCTAATGCTGATATTTTCTTAGGTTGTTCAAAGGCAGGGGTACTTACACCCGAAATGCTGAAAACAATGGCAGTTAATCCTTTAATTCTTGCTTTAGCTAATCCTGTACCTGAAATTCTACCTGATGTTGCCAAAGCAACTCGAGCAGATGCAATTATTTGTACTGGTCGTTCTGATTATCCAAATCAAGTCAATAACGTACTTTGTTTTCCTTTCATCTTCCGTGGTGCATTAGATGTTCATGCGACCACAATTAACGAAGAAATGAAACTTGCTGCAGTGCGAGCAATCGCTGATCTTGCTTTGGCTGAACAAAGTGATGTAGTAACTTCAGCTTATGGTGAAACAGAAGTAAGTTTTGGTCCAGATTACCTCATTCCAAAACCTTTTGATCCACGATTAATTATTCAAATTGCTCCTGCTGTTGCCAAAGCGGCTATGGATACTGGTGTTGCTCAAAGACCGATTCCCGATTTCTCTGCGTATATCGACCAACTTACTCAATTTGTTTATAAAAGCACCTTATTTATGAAACCATTATTTACTCGGGCAAAAGCAAATAAAAAACGAGTAATATTAACGGATGGTGAAGACAATCGTGTCCTACATGCGGTACAAGAAATATCGACTCTTGGTATTGCAAATCCAATTTTAATTGGACGATCAAATATTATTAATCAGCAAATCAAAAAATTAGGTCTAAAAATCATCGAAAATAAAGATTTTGAGATCATCAATCTTGATCAAGCCGAATTATTTGAACAATGTTGGCACACTTACTACCAACTATCAAAACGTAAAGGGGTAACACCTGCTTTAGCACGTCACGAAATGTTAAATAATCCAACGGCATTAGCCGCAACCCTTGTTCATCTAGATAAAGCTGATGCGATGATTTGTGGTTTAGTTAGCCCATATCACCACCATTTAGAAATTCTACGCAATATTATTGGATTAGCAGATAATGTTAAAACCTTAGGTTCTGTCAATAGTTTAAATCTACCAACAGGCAATATCTTTATCAGTGATGCCTTCGTTAATGAAAATCCAACGGCAGAAGAATTAGCAGAAATTACTTTAATGGCAGCAGAGGAAGTACGCAGTTTTGGAATCGTGCCACAGGTAGCCCTTCTTTCCCATTCTCACTATGGATCGCATAACAGCCCAAGTGCCATAAAAATGCAACAAGTGTTAGAATTAGTACAAAAAGCAGATCCAGCACTGATCATTGATGGTGAAATTCACGGTGACTTAGCACTCTCACCAGAACTCCGAGATAACGTTATGCCTGATAGCCCATTAAAAGGTGCTGCAAACCTATTAATAATGCCAAGTATGGAATCTGCCCGTATTAGCTATAACCTCTTGCGAGCAACCGCTACGGCAATTACTGTTGGTCCAATGTTATTAGGTTTACGCAAGTCAGCTCATATACTAACTCCGGTTTCATCTGTTCGCCGTATTATTAATATGGTAGCAGTTGCCACAGTACAAGCTCAAAAAAGCAAATAA
- the pilQ gene encoding type IV pilus secretin PilQ — protein sequence MYYCLSIILIYSFFISFSYATSPKGQLKDPFFTSIIDDTNHDNNDALMTSPKLELAVIKLKYANANDLTKALNHLVKSSSYDERTNSVILQAEKNELSQIKQIIEQLDQPITQIAIEARIVTISNDSLDELGVRWGIFEPTQNSRKINGSFEANSFNNLADQLIVNFDNDNKITASLALQVAKLHGRLLDLELRALEQENNVEIIASPHLLTTNHRSASIKQGTELPYLIHNSKNDSYKVEFREAVLGLEVTPHLLHQDTILLDLTVSQNSPGRPILAAQGIVSIDKQEIKSQVASKNGETIVLGGILQNILNKGINKVPVLGDIPLLGKVFQSKSEHHKQRELVIFITPHIIRSNQQRLENYQQYKMKENNYKSEKYK from the coding sequence CTTTTTTTACTTCAATCATTGATGATACTAATCATGATAATAACGATGCTTTAATGACATCTCCAAAACTTGAATTAGCAGTAATTAAATTAAAATATGCTAATGCAAACGATCTCACTAAAGCATTAAACCATCTGGTTAAAAGCAGTAGCTATGATGAAAGAACAAATAGTGTAATCCTACAAGCTGAAAAAAACGAATTAAGCCAAATAAAACAAATCATCGAACAATTAGATCAACCGATCACTCAAATTGCTATTGAAGCAAGAATCGTTACCATCAGTAATGATAGCCTTGATGAATTAGGAGTTCGTTGGGGTATTTTTGAGCCTACTCAAAACTCACGTAAAATAAATGGTAGTTTTGAAGCAAATAGCTTTAATAATTTAGCTGATCAACTTATTGTCAATTTTGATAATGATAATAAAATAACCGCTTCCCTAGCACTACAAGTTGCAAAATTACATGGACGCTTACTTGATTTAGAGTTACGTGCATTAGAACAAGAAAATAATGTTGAAATTATTGCTAGCCCACATCTTTTAACCACTAATCATCGTAGTGCAAGCATTAAACAAGGTACTGAATTACCTTATCTGATCCACAATAGCAAAAATGACTCATACAAAGTTGAATTTCGGGAAGCTGTGTTAGGTTTAGAAGTTACTCCACACTTACTTCATCAAGACACTATTTTATTAGATCTCACCGTCAGTCAAAATTCACCCGGACGTCCTATTTTAGCCGCTCAAGGTATTGTCAGTATTGATAAACAAGAAATTAAATCACAAGTTGCCAGTAAGAATGGTGAAACGATTGTATTAGGTGGTATTCTACAAAATATCCTCAATAAAGGAATAAATAAAGTCCCTGTGCTAGGCGATATCCCATTACTTGGTAAAGTATTTCAAAGTAAAAGTGAACATCATAAACAACGTGAGTTAGTGATCTTCATCACACCACATATTATCAGATCAAACCAACAGCGATTAGAAAATTACCAACAATATAAAATGAAAGAAAATAATTATAAAAGTGAGAAATATAAATAG